Sequence from the Candoia aspera isolate rCanAsp1 chromosome 7, rCanAsp1.hap2, whole genome shotgun sequence genome:
ctggttaacctctggaattctgcatttaattgggcatatctccccctatcactgttgccttttgctttccttctttcttgggctacttctagtgtctcagcagacagccactttgccttcttggttttctctttctttgggatgtattttgttgccgcctgctgaacaatgttgcgaacttctgtccagagttcttccgggaccccatctactaagtccagtcccttcaatctattcttcacctccactgcatattccttaggaatattagtgagctcatatctagctgatctgtgggtcttccctaatctctttagtctgatcctaaattgtgcaagaagttcgtgatctgaactacagtcagctccaggtcttgtttttaccgactgtatagatgtccaccacctttggctgcaaaggatgtagtcaatctgatttcggtgttgtccatctggtgaagtccatgtataaagccatctcttaggttgttggaagagagtgtttcttatgcagagtgagttgtcttggcaaaattctatcagcctatgtcctgcttcgttttgttctcccaggccatgcttacctgtaattccaggtgtcatttgactgcccaccttagcattccagtctcccgtgatgaaaataacatctcttttaggcgtgttgtccagtaggtgctgcagatcctcatagaactgctctacttcagcttcttcagcatctgtggttggggtgtatatttggatcactgtgatgttagatggcttgccctgaattcgaattgagatcattctattgttttttggattgtatccaagcactgctttagccacttgactattaattatgaaggctactccattccttctgtggtcctcttgtccacagtagtagatctggtggtcatttgatgtgaagtggcccattccagtccatttcagttcactgacgcccaaatgtctatctttaatcttgacatctcaccgataaccacatccaatttgccctggctcatagatcttacattccaggttccagtgatgtgttgatccttagaacatcggattcgccattcaccaccagcaccgtcagccgctagccgtcctttcagctttgagctagctgcgtcatcacgtctggggctagttgaactcatcctctgttcctccccagtagcattttgaccatcttccgacctgggggtctcatcttccgatggtataccgacatatctctggttgtactgatccatttagttttcacggcaagaatactggggtgggttgccatgaccttccccagggatcacatttagtctgacctctctgtcatgaccttcccatcttgggtggcccttcacggtttagctcatggcatcattgaggtgctcaagctccagcaccatggcaaggtaacgatcctttgctgaaagtgGTTCTATTTGGAGAACGATAATTTGGTTTGCTATATAATACAATCCTATGAATGTCATTATTCTGGATTACTAAGAAAATAGAGGCAGAACCTTGTGGAACCAAACACCAATCTTGCAACAGCTTTATGAGAGTGGACCAGATTAAACAGAAATTGAGTTTGGGGATCTCACTGCCCGTGCCAATTATAAATCATGAGAAGTTTATTTCttaataggcttcatattttcagtcttggaagaaaaaataattacaggaACATGTTCCCCAAAGAGGTTCTATGTcacagataaaaataataatcaatacTGGCTGATTAAAGACCTGACTGATTTGTCAATGAAAAATGTAAGTTCAGATAGAATATTCAAAGTTAACAGAACAGTTAATATGTCAGAATTCAAAGAGATTAtgattatatataatttaatggCCAGCTTAAAGGAAAGCAAACCAAGTAACTTGGGGAAAATTGGAGGGCactaattataaaagaaaaacagtgaaacCCTACTGCACATTTGATTAATTAAACAGCATCactaaatatttgaatatttcaaTTGTTTGCATTAATTTAACTAATTTGAATCTGATCTTCACAATTACAAACTTCAAATATTGGAAATAGTATGCTCCTTCCTCATATTATAATAGCCATATCCACTGGGGGCATTTTATGGGCATTTTCCAAAGACTGTGGGTGTGAATTTGGTGACACTTCCGgagctgactttttttttgttttactacaACAATGACAGAGgttttaaaatcacacaaaatACTGATAATGATCTTACAAATAACAGGCTAAAAACCAGAAAAGTGGTTTGGTTGCCTTGTCTTGGGTTGTCCTGTTACTTTTCATCATTTGATTTTATATTTGCAGCCTGGTTGCAAATGCCGTACCAATAAAATTTACTACAATAGCAGAATTGCCTAACTTCACTAATCCTCTGACAGgtagcctaaaaaaaaaaaccttgaaaaagcACAtggtttaaatatattatttattggaATAGTAACTggaggaacagaacagaacagatttttttaaaaaatgacaatgtGTACTAAATATGGGGCTGCTTGTTGTCGTTAGAGAAGAAATAAGATTCAGGCTTGCATCAAAGACAGATGTTTGCAACGGAACCTTCTGAGACTGAAAACTCTGGCGATCCGCTTGGGGCAGAAATAATGCAGAAGGCATTCAAAGTTTACTGATGTCTTCCTCAAGCTGAAAGGTAAACCATTTTCTTACCATTTATTCGACTGCATTTCAACCCTGGCCGTTGACCACCCCTGACTACTGGTTTCCCGAAAATTGTAACGTTGGTGTGATCGCTTGGAGATGCTGACTGGCGAGTTAATGTGCACCATGCGCTTTGCATCTTCAAGTACAAGAAGTTTATTGCTTCTGCTTCATCTGAATGCTGCTCGTAAACTGCCTGTTTCACTGACGTGTAAGTTGATATCAACAGGCTTCTCCACAAGTTGATGAAGACAAACACCATCGTAACTAGGAACGAAGCTCGGAAAAATACCGTGAGCCACCATCCCGATGCCACGCCCATCTGCTTAAACCCCGAAAAGCAGTAGGAAACTACAGTCTGCAGAGAGCGAAACCAAGTACTAAAATGCCACTCGTGTGGGCCAAATAAATGATACCCAAATGACATGTATATGTAGAACAGCAGAGCGGCAAGAACCGTCAGGTGAAGGAACACAGGGAAGGCAACTGACATGGTCTGCTCTGCAAGACGCACATTGAACACGAACCTGAAGTATCGGTAGGGTTTCAGCACCAGGAGAAAAGCTAAAACACCTGCCACCATCCTGTAGAGCTGGTCAATTTGAGAAACAACCTGGAAGGGAACAAATTCTTCTGGATGAAGCAGGTAGAACTCTAACAAGGTAAACGCCAGCTTGAATTTCAGTGCAATGAGCAGTAAGAAAAACATACAGATGTTCTTTATGGCGAAATTATTTAAGTTTGTCGCTGTCTGGAGATAACCTATTCTCTCCTGACGTAACATATGAAATTCATCCGCCAGGTAGAATACAAGAATGTACACAATGATTCCATAAAGAACCTTCTGAGTGGTGGTTTCATACTGGAATTTAGAGAGTTTATATGAATGAACGGACAAAGTTGAGCTAATAATCCCCAAGCTGGTAGATTCAAAAATGACTGTGATGCTGCAGTATAGATCTACATCCGGATTAAAGGTTGTCAGCTCAAAAATCACAGCCCAGGTCCGTTCATCAAGCCATTTATTCCTCTGCAGATCTTCCAGTCTTATTGTTgtattgggttgttgttctcctggaaagaaataaaatgagtaTCCTCCAGGACCATATGAATGTACCACACCATATGACTTATATTCCCATTGATCAATGTCTGACTGATACGTAAACCCTTGAAAATCACCCGTGTAACTGGAGGTGGACATCTTGATTGGGTTGGCCCATGACCCACGGTAGTGCTTTTGATCCTCTGGATCAGAAGCAAAATCATAGTGACAGGGTCTTTTACCAATCGAATACTTATTTGCAAAGTGGCCTGGAGGAAAACACGGCTTTTCAAAATGCTGTCCTCTGACCTGTCTCATTCTGGGCAAGCCAAGGATTTTGGTCCATGAGTCTGAAAGGTAGGTGGGTCGATAGTCATTATGTATCAATGGTACAAAGGTGTCACTCATCCAGACGTAAATGTCCTCAAGTTTCGTTGCCTTGGACAGACCAACGGCAAATTTATCATGGATAATTTTATTTTGGTAAAAAGAAACTGTGGGTTCAGTGGAGTAAGCCAAGGTTAAAATACAAGAGGCAAAGACAAGGTGACAAACGATGTCCTTTATGAAGACAAATGCCAGGTGCTGCGCTCGTACTTTCTTTCTTAGGATGACAACCTCGTCCTCTTCCAAAGGCTCATATTCCTTGGTCTCCCTAATCCTGATCAGTTCGTGGTGAAACTTCCTGACATCCTTAGCATCTATATTCACTCTGACCAGCTTCATCTTCTGGTATTGCTCTGCAGTGAACCAGGAGATGTTCTTGCAGTACTTGACACTAATGGTACTCACACCGGAGATGGTGACCATCTTTAGGGTCTGAAGCAGAAACACGCTCTCAAAAAACGACGTGATGGATGCTATGAACCACTCTGTCGAGGCACTGTAGCCGTAGGCGAGGCCGTACAAGATGATGAACACAGAAGAAACGAAGGACATTAGAAAAACAAGGACCCAGGCGACGTATCTCCACCACCAGGCAAACTGCGGCTTTCGAGTCAACACCTTGATCAGCATAATAAACCTTTTTTTCATAGTAACCAAAGGGGCCTCCTTTTCCGGTATGTTACCTAAGCTAACTGCTGACTTCGCCTCCTCTTCCTCGTCAGACGTTTCGGACGACGAGGAGCTGTCCTCTTCCTCGCTGGTTTCCGAAGATGAGGGGGTGTATTCAGGCACCGCCTCGTCCTTGTCGTCGGAAGGCTTTTCCTGGGAATATCTGAATAAGACGGTGATAGTCAGCTGCAAAGGGACACAGCACAGAGCGCTGAAGAATCCGATGTACATGGATCTCACAATCCGTAGCTGTAAGGAAATGACATCCCGTTCTTCCTGACCGCTGTAGAACATGATGTTCAGGAGCAGAGTCGAAAGCATGATAGCTAGGCAGCAAGAAACTCTCTGCACCCTGGTGAAGGAACCGGTGACCACCTGAGAAAATATGGAAAGCCAGAGGTGGTTATCCTCCAAGTCTCTAGCCAGGCAGATCAAAAAGTAATccattttctgtaattttgattttgttgttgaAGCAGAAATGAATCTTTCTATTTTGCCATCCGCCTTGCCGAGGCCTAACCAGTTCCTACATATAAACAGCCACGATTGCTGAGTATCCACATTGAATACTTTGACTCTGCTTAAgtaccagtttggggaagaaCCAACATTATTGTGCCAGATGTGAAGGCAATCAATATCCCCGATGTCATACCTGGTAGCTAGAAGAAAGGTATCAACGGCTGCACGATACTGGGTTGGGAATTTGGGGTGCTTCATGCAGTGGACATTGCTGTAGCCATCCCTCCCGATCAGTTCAAGAAAAACGTCAGCCGTGGTCCCAGATCCCAAGCGACTTCCCGTATAGATGGTCACCAGGTAATGCATTCTGTGATAAGGGTCATTATCGGGCAAGACAAAGATTTTGTTCTTCCTCCTCATGTCATCTTTGTCTCTCATTATGGCCCAGGAGGTACAGAAGATGTAGGcagcaaaaatgaaaaacacGGTCAAAAGTGTCACTGGGTTTGTGTCAAAATCCGCTAAGAGGACTTTCTTGAAATCCAAAGGATTGGGGTAAATAACAAATGTTCCAGCCACAAATCTGACTTCAGGCTTAGAAGGCTTTGAGAACGGGCGCTGGGCCATTTTGGGACTTGCTCCACAGACACAATGGAGCTTGGACAACCTGGTCTGAGGGCCGAGGCGGCAGGTCTCTCCGGAAGGTTCAAAGTTTGGAAGGTGACCCAGATCTCGGCAGCTTGCGGTAAAAACCACAATGCGGACCACCTTGGTGGTCTGCCTTCTCACCAGGGGTCGAGATCTTAGGACCACCGAAATATTCTGCTTATTTGCAGCTTTGGCTTGGAGCCCAGACCAGAGCAATGCCCGTGGGAGGCAAAGGATGTATGGAGCCTTAATTGCACATTTGGTGTCCGTCTCCCTTTTCTGCAGAAGGGGAGGTTTATCAGAGAAAGCAGTGTAAGACAGAACCGGGGGGTTGCTAAAATTGAGTCCCAAGTAGATAGAGACATTGAAAGTGATGTCCCTCTTGCACAAAATCTGGATATATATGTCTGGAGAGCTTCTATTTACTTCTATGCTAAACCCTCCTGCAGTTGCAGCGCGCTTTTTATCTAGCCCTATTGTCAGGTTAAATGCAATGGGATCCTCATCCATTCTATCCGCGATCACTTCGGCCACTCTAGGGGTGACCCCAGTGATGCCACCGTTGGCTTTGGCACCGGTCACCTTGAACCCCATCACAACCGTGGGACTATCTGCCGCCTTCACCAGCCAAGGGAAAGGATTCTCCTCAAACACGTAATGGACAATAGAAATCAGGGCATCTGCTGGTAACTCCGCCTGGCTTTCCAACTTCACTTTAGGGTAAAAGCAGTTCTTACAGGATCTTCTCACAGCAAGAGTCCTAGAAACTTCCCAGCTTTCATCTTTCCATAAATGGATGGACCAGCCTTTGGCTTCCATATTAATGTCGTGTTCCCCAGGGACCTTGCCTTGTAAGACTATATCTGCCAATAATTCTGACACAGAAATGATTTCTTTGACTGCTTTCTCATGCACATTCCTAGGGCTTAAGAGGGAAGCCCTCAACACATTGGACAGCCCAGTAAAAATGCCACTGGCGAGGACCTCAGCTTCTTTAGAACCAAGATCGGTGTCCCTGTGCCTTTTCAGAGCTTCACTGACCTTCTTCAGGATTCTGACTGCGATGCTTTGGGATTTCCTACTGATTTCATTTGCGTTCTGTGTTATTTGGCAGATACTGGAGATTATTTGGTTTAGCATCCCTATCTCGGTCGTGGGAATCCGCAAAGACTCATTAAGAAGCATTTCTCGCAGTTCAGTTTTAGAATGATCAAAACCTGGCAATGCCTCAAGGGTATTTAATTCAGAGGCCACCATATACATAATGAAGCCTGCGTGAAAGTAATCTTTGGTTTCAAGGAAGACAGAGCTAGGGCTATTGAGCTGTCTGGTTAGGTGATACAATTCATGGAGAACAACGTCAGCTGGCTTACTGGTCCTTGATTCGTGGACTGTGGCCTGCAACCCAACCTGAGAAAATGCATCATCGGTGTCATATACTTGAACAAATATGTTCAGAGCATATTTTTCAGATGGAATACCACTGGGGAGAAAGGATGGTGGGGGTTTCTGCTGATGACCGAGATAAACTATGGTTCCAAATGTATTGTTTTGCAAAGATGGTATGTTAGCTATTTTGGCAAGATCAGAACGGGCTATCACCTTGTAAGTAAGAGGTCCCTTCTTGTCATCAAATCCAGTGCACTGGAGAGAGAATTTTGTCATTAACGCAATGCCTTCCCTTGGTTCAATAAAACACTTCCCAACCCGAGGGGGGACATGGACATAAAAGGAATAGCTGCACACCGCCAGCTGGATGCCCCCTGTGCTCACCTTCAGTTTAAGGGTATAGAATTGGCCAGCCATGTGTCTAAAGGCCAAAGAATTTATATGCAAATATGGGCTCGCTCTCCCGGTTGTGGTTTTAGAAGCCCAGTCAAAGTTTACTTCCTTGGCATCTGCTGAAAGAAGGGTCCAGAAGTAAGCCAAGTGGGCTTTTTCGCAGTTCCGACACTTTCCGTACAGAACCAATCTTTCCGTGACTTTGATGGCGTTCTCGCAGTTTTCAAAGCAGACGATGCTCAGAACAGGCACAGAACCAGGAAGCACATGAACTGCTTGGAACGTGTGCGCAGATAGGTTGTGCTTGGTAATGACCAGCTTAAAATAATACGTTGCATTTTCCTGAAGCGTCTTCGGTTCTACCACCTGCACTGGCTCTTTGGAGTGGGTCCAGTACATATCAAGTTGTCTTGGGTGGCATTTCTGACCTGGACCCAACGTCATCGCAGAATAGTCTAATTCCCGTCTGCTGCAGAACCAGTGAAACAGAATTCCTTCCAGAGGCTCGACAGAGTCAGGATCCAAGGATGTGGACCCGTCCAAGGACCACCGATCAGAAATGCCAATGGTCCGGAATAGGCCCCCAGCTATAACTGCCATTAACCCACTTTCCAGAATTTGGAGGAAAACTGAGCTGGACTCCGTGAACGTTATATTTTCTGCAGGTAGATGGACGCTCGTGGTCAAATTAACGCGATGG
This genomic interval carries:
- the LOC134501116 gene encoding polycystin family receptor for egg jelly-like, with the translated sequence MTPDRGPERNGGAAAQGTAEQDRQPRSSPEETPAESPFCYRPRAKGLEIIGDVSRRVKKVKLAAAAMQSNHCKECKKGPAFSHAVIAVTWTVFLTRWPPVDVPTSESPQCTKNVPCHFLPPPLQVTCADPWHRVYQKHDTELSLSCFWDGHVDLEYSRMPGRASEIEGGEPGPQPPPRCQWYQDTILVTQTHRWSGQLGLSEGLDGGHPHPPGASTRIVVHCVSALCHAPPCTHRNFSIEISRQDVHLFLLSPQNLSIWEWQPVTLGWCARLKSSPWSYRFKSEGGSPAQLLIPSNQHCEPLAHTQLPPACEGYYNYHVTVRYARRGFYTVSLHLENGPPLSLSLGFQVQPALLHVFSASSALLSRTQRSLALSWTLQPLSASITAYTLEGLQGLEEWSLSYSYNPFARQSNFCAPPPAQASGKKVISRIYFRTHKTFSEELRGHLDFSNDTLIFQARSAAPMSIRLNPQKIKAGTYIFSQEQELLYSTLESSGPSMTGGPSSLHHLFLQQVALSSLIVIEFVKTEWFRFSMHLYLNQKELLFKSLGEKEIDVHVFSGHSPDKNFVYIIWFIPVPNPHLQCDWAFSLQLFHSSKEHLLWNKTYTYRDRVKNATRFLPDTVLSFRPTQHAGFVAEVNCRQSGLARAVLKATVGNYASRVMEPAVACQKSYCYKLTIAIHKPNPLDPVLRYRREKAITLQATARAKCRTRPELALLWKIYKLSTAWSIPDWPNPLALPEGTNTGDLVLHIPGNALSYGFHRVNLTTSVHLPAENITFTESSSVFLQILESGLMAVIAGGLFRTIGISDRWSLDGSTSLDPDSVEPLEGILFHWFCSRRELDYSAMTLGPGQKCHPRQLDMYWTHSKEPVQVVEPKTLQENATYYFKLVITKHNLSAHTFQAVHVLPGSVPVLSIVCFENCENAIKVTERLVLYGKCRNCEKAHLAYFWTLLSADAKEVNFDWASKTTTGRASPYLHINSLAFRHMAGQFYTLKLKVSTGGIQLAVCSYSFYVHVPPRVGKCFIEPREGIALMTKFSLQCTGFDDKKGPLTYKVIARSDLAKIANIPSLQNNTFGTIVYLGHQQKPPPSFLPSGIPSEKYALNIFVQVYDTDDAFSQVGLQATVHESRTSKPADVVLHELYHLTRQLNSPSSVFLETKDYFHAGFIMYMVASELNTLEALPGFDHSKTELREMLLNESLRIPTTEIGMLNQIISSICQITQNANEISRKSQSIAVRILKKVSEALKRHRDTDLGSKEAEVLASGIFTGLSNVLRASLLSPRNVHEKAVKEIISVSELLADIVLQGKVPGEHDINMEAKGWSIHLWKDESWEVSRTLAVRRSCKNCFYPKVKLESQAELPADALISIVHYVFEENPFPWLVKAADSPTVVMGFKVTGAKANGGITGVTPRVAEVIADRMDEDPIAFNLTIGLDKKRAATAGGFSIEVNRSSPDIYIQILCKRDITFNVSIYLGLNFSNPPVLSYTAFSDKPPLLQKRETDTKCAIKAPYILCLPRALLWSGLQAKAANKQNISVVLRSRPLVRRQTTKVVRIVVFTASCRDLGHLPNFEPSGETCRLGPQTRLSKLHCVCGASPKMAQRPFSKPSKPEVRFVAGTFVIYPNPLDFKKVLLADFDTNPVTLLTVFFIFAAYIFCTSWAIMRDKDDMRRKNKIFVLPDNDPYHRMHYLVTIYTGSRLGSGTTADVFLELIGRDGYSNVHCMKHPKFPTQYRAAVDTFLLATRYDIGDIDCLHIWHNNVGSSPNWYLSRVKVFNVDTQQSWLFICRNWLGLGKADGKIERFISASTTKSKLQKMDYFLICLARDLEDNHLWLSIFSQVVTGSFTRVQRVSCCLAIMLSTLLLNIMFYSGQEERDVISLQLRIVRSMYIGFFSALCCVPLQLTITVLFRYSQEKPSDDKDEAVPEYTPSSSETSEEEDSSSSSETSDEEEEAKSAVSLGNIPEKEAPLVTMKKRFIMLIKVLTRKPQFAWWWRYVAWVLVFLMSFVSSVFIILYGLAYGYSASTEWFIASITSFFESVFLLQTLKMVTISGVSTISVKYCKNISWFTAEQYQKMKLVRVNIDAKDVRKFHHELIRIRETKEYEPLEEDEVVILRKKVRAQHLAFVFIKDIVCHLVFASCILTLAYSTEPTVSFYQNKIIHDKFAVGLSKATKLEDIYVWMSDTFVPLIHNDYRPTYLSDSWTKILGLPRMRQVRGQHFEKPCFPPGHFANKYSIGKRPCHYDFASDPEDQKHYRGSWANPIKMSTSSYTGDFQGFTYQSDIDQWEYKSYGVVHSYGPGGYSFYFFPGEQQPNTTIRLEDLQRNKWLDERTWAVIFELTTFNPDVDLYCSITVIFESTSLGIISSTLSVHSYKLSKFQYETTTQKVLYGIIVYILVFYLADEFHMLRQERIGYLQTATNLNNFAIKNICMFFLLLIALKFKLAFTLLEFYLLHPEEFVPFQVVSQIDQLYRMVAGVLAFLLVLKPYRYFRFVFNVRLAEQTMSVAFPVFLHLTVLAALLFYIYMSFGYHLFGPHEWHFSTWFRSLQTVVSYCFSGFKQMGVASGWWLTVFFRASFLVTMVFVFINLWRSLLISTYTSVKQAVYEQHSDEAEAINFLYLKMQSAWCTLTRQSASPSDHTNVTIFGKPVVRGGQRPGLKCSRINGKKMVYLSA